Proteins encoded within one genomic window of Flavobacterium oreochromis:
- a CDS encoding RHS repeat-associated core domain-containing protein — translation MKLLKLLLTLLLLTSWSNYARSVEKSIVIRERQVGTIQKLSRQITKSEVDATLYYNRFRYYDPSTGLYLSQDPIGLEGNNPTMYGYVHDSNSWVDIFGLIEVFRLLRPDEDPTKGLNAKKPGRGMSTHGHVSSGSRNKGSQFISTSTDPSALEKWREPGQRMVSFDTDDVVPDVKGNKNIFDISTVEKAKANGVGGLSAKFSASSKEVLVEGHVPANKIKCH, via the coding sequence ATGAAACTGCTAAAACTATTATTAACGCTTTTATTATTAACTTCTTGGAGCAACTACGCGCGAAGCGTAGAAAAAAGTATTGTTATACGTGAAAGGCAAGTAGGAACAATTCAAAAGCTTAGTAGGCAAATCACTAAAAGTGAAGTAGATGCAACTCTTTACTATAACCGGTTTAGGTATTATGATCCGAGTACAGGACTGTATTTATCTCAAGACCCTATCGGACTCGAAGGCAACAACCCAACCATGTATGGGTATGTTCACGATTCGAATAGTTGGGTAGACATTTTTGGATTAATAGAAGTCTTTAGATTGTTAAGACCTGATGAAGATCCTACAAAAGGCCTAAATGCAAAAAAACCTGGAAGAGGAATGTCAACCCATGGTCACGTTTCTAGTGGTTCTAGAAATAAAGGCTCACAATTTATATCAACAAGTACAGATCCTTCGGCATTAGAAAAATGGAGAGAGCCAGGTCAAAGAATGGTTTCTTTTGACACCGATGATGTAGTTCCAGATGTTAAAGGAAATAAAAATATATTTGATATTTCTACCGTTGAAAAAGCGAAAGCAAATGGAGTTGGTGGACTTTCTGCCAAATTTTCAGCATCTTCCAAAGAAGTATTAGTAGAGGGACATGTTCCTGCAAATAAAATAAAATGCCATTAA
- a CDS encoding ComF family protein, with protein sequence MLKKLINLFFPDLCLGCQNLLGYKEETICIKCRHELPLTYQWTKKSNEASIKFFGRIDVEHVSALFYYHKEGIGQQLIHNLKYKGHVEIGKLLGKWHAEHLKSLSVFKNINYIIPVPLHPKKLKERGYNQIDTYCESLSEMLKIPINKNILFREEYGISQSKKKRAERNTLKTNDFISKLEKLDQPVHFLLVDDVLTTGATLEACAKVLQQSDKIKISIVTMAFSQS encoded by the coding sequence ATGCTAAAAAAACTGATTAATTTATTTTTCCCTGATTTGTGTTTAGGATGCCAAAATTTATTAGGCTATAAAGAAGAAACGATATGTATTAAATGTAGACATGAATTACCTCTAACCTATCAGTGGACAAAAAAAAGTAATGAAGCATCTATTAAATTTTTCGGAAGAATAGACGTTGAACATGTTTCTGCCTTGTTTTATTATCATAAAGAAGGAATAGGTCAACAACTAATCCATAATCTAAAATACAAAGGCCATGTTGAAATAGGAAAATTATTAGGCAAATGGCATGCTGAACACCTCAAAAGTCTTTCTGTTTTTAAAAACATAAACTACATAATTCCAGTCCCCTTACATCCTAAAAAACTTAAAGAAAGAGGATACAATCAAATTGACACCTACTGTGAAAGCTTATCAGAAATGCTAAAAATTCCAATTAACAAAAACATATTATTTCGAGAAGAATACGGAATAAGTCAATCTAAGAAAAAACGAGCCGAACGTAATACCCTTAAAACAAACGATTTTATAAGTAAACTCGAAAAACTGGATCAACCAGTCCATTTTCTTCTTGTAGATGATGTTTTGACTACAGGAGCCACACTAGAAGCATGTGCTAAAGTATTACAACAATCTGATAAAATAAAAATCAGTATAGTAACTATGGCCTTTTCACAATCTTAA
- a CDS encoding thioredoxin family protein, protein MKKIVLCLLLIGQASFSQNTDEKAEAKKKIEQEKAVLAKPYIEEEDASMKVAELLKTAQASNKKLLIQVGGNWCIWCLRLNNFIQKTEELKKIVDTNYIYYHLNWSPKIKMKSSLPIMKILEKRMGILFL, encoded by the coding sequence ATGAAAAAAATAGTACTATGCTTACTTTTAATAGGTCAAGCTAGCTTTAGCCAAAATACGGACGAAAAAGCAGAAGCCAAAAAGAAAATAGAACAAGAAAAAGCTGTTTTAGCAAAACCATATATCGAAGAGGAAGACGCTTCCATGAAAGTAGCAGAGCTTTTAAAAACGGCACAAGCTTCTAATAAAAAACTCCTAATTCAAGTGGGCGGAAATTGGTGTATTTGGTGTTTACGACTTAATAATTTTATTCAGAAGACAGAAGAGTTAAAAAAGATTGTAGATACTAATTATATTTATTATCATTTAAATTGGTCTCCAAAAATAAAAATGAAAAGTTCTTTACCCATTATGAAAATCCTGGAGAAAAGAATGGGTATCCTGTTTTTATGA
- a CDS encoding DUF6939 family protein translates to MNNQVLIESKKKKMETLISKYPNFEIIDITSNSQNPWIKFSPFYPLGNIPIPFSESKFSKSVEGIWQGLKVFEKFDIDTTKFDIENMKNIKRTIRKYGKIKGHKKGVNGKEILNYSDSKKMIYLPSYKWVLDNKLKNEINELKKILVHKPILLLDYETSEDIFSLKPISHAFLVKLYLEDNYPNCSNKTNGN, encoded by the coding sequence ATGAATAATCAAGTACTTATTGAAAGTAAGAAAAAAAAGATGGAAACATTAATTTCAAAGTATCCAAACTTTGAAATCATTGATATTACTTCAAATTCTCAGAATCCTTGGATAAAATTCAGCCCATTTTATCCATTAGGAAATATACCAATCCCCTTTAGTGAAAGTAAGTTTTCTAAAAGTGTAGAAGGGATTTGGCAAGGATTAAAAGTTTTTGAAAAATTCGATATTGATACTACTAAATTTGATATTGAAAATATGAAAAATATTAAAAGGACTATAAGAAAATATGGAAAGATAAAGGGGCACAAAAAAGGAGTAAATGGAAAAGAGATTTTAAATTATTCTGATTCAAAAAAAATGATTTATTTACCTTCTTATAAATGGGTGTTAGATAATAAGCTAAAAAATGAGATTAATGAACTAAAAAAAATTCTAGTTCATAAACCTATACTTCTTTTAGATTATGAAACTAGTGAAGATATTTTTTCTTTAAAACCGATCTCACACGCTTTTTTAGTTAAGCTATATTTAGAAGATAATTATCCTAATTGTTCCAACAAAACAAATGGGAATTAG
- a CDS encoding RHS repeat domain-containing protein, with protein MLYSWDGNVLLHEFDYKLGERPAQAYNEQGEIVWSAEYDIYGKITKLKGEKTFIPFRQLGQYEDPELDGLYYNRFRYYDASTVLYLSQDLIIPQDALEHTPIAQDNHNDEHIKTRTYRVKDRTTQKTDSGRPFKMSFKQQLLINIINL; from the coding sequence ATTTTATATTCTTGGGATGGCAACGTACTATTACACGAATTTGATTACAAGCTAGGAGAGCGACCAGCCCAAGCTTACAACGAGCAAGGCGAAATTGTTTGGAGTGCAGAATATGATATTTACGGAAAAATAACCAAGTTAAAAGGAGAAAAAACGTTCATTCCTTTTAGACAACTCGGGCAATATGAAGATCCAGAATTAGACGGGCTTTACTATAATCGATTTAGGTATTATGATGCGAGTACAGTACTGTATTTATCTCAAGACCTTATAATACCCCAAGATGCTTTAGAACATACCCCAATAGCTCAAGATAATCATAACGATGAACATATAAAAACCAGAACATATCGTGTTAAAGATAGAACTACCCAAAAGACAGATTCAGGAAGACCTTTTAAAATGTCTTTTAAACAACAACTCCTCATAAATATCATAAATCTTTAG
- a CDS encoding tetratricopeptide repeat protein has product MYAIHNFSDKDQSNNSVLSSISNAKVYVYIGNTLVRTYKPQRNRKGTVWIPFLIDETGNLVDVDDYKYANSWEAVRAILREYRPTDTVYEVDQLSIQESKELNKKGELTYHSGDLEGSVNLYIAAIDANPRNGQAYSNLGLSFQKLGREAEALWANRKAIELANGIKAHIIKASSYYNIARIYEAKSKWNEALNYYKLAKSYNDNPAYDKGIARVSAKN; this is encoded by the coding sequence GTGTATGCTATACATAATTTTTCTGATAAAGACCAATCAAATAATTCCGTTTTATCTTCTATAAGTAACGCTAAAGTATATGTGTATATAGGAAATACATTAGTAAGAACTTATAAACCACAACGTAATAGAAAAGGAACTGTTTGGATTCCATTTTTAATTGATGAAACAGGAAATTTAGTGGATGTAGATGATTATAAATATGCTAATTCTTGGGAGGCTGTTCGTGCTATTTTACGAGAATATCGTCCAACAGATACGGTCTATGAGGTGGATCAGTTGAGTATTCAAGAATCAAAAGAATTGAACAAAAAGGGAGAATTAACTTATCATAGCGGAGATTTAGAAGGTTCTGTAAATTTATATATAGCCGCCATAGATGCTAATCCTAGAAATGGTCAAGCATATAGTAATTTAGGTCTCTCTTTTCAAAAATTAGGAAGAGAAGCGGAAGCATTGTGGGCAAATAGAAAGGCAATTGAATTAGCTAATGGTATAAAGGCTCATATAATAAAAGCAAGTTCATATTACAATATAGCAAGAATTTATGAAGCTAAATCAAAATGGAATGAAGCTTTAAATTATTATAAATTAGCAAAATCATATAATGATAATCCTGCTTATGACAAAGGAATTGCTAGAGTTTCCGCAAAAAATTAA
- a CDS encoding RHS repeat domain-containing protein, with translation MNDLGEVYLSQKEAVDDLVTWIYQERTFVPSAKIQGEEQFSIISDYLGRPVQSYDQQGRLVWQTDYDIYGKLRNLQGEKTFIPFRQLGQYEDPELDGLYYNRYRWYDCETGIYICQDPIGLLGNNPTFYGYVYDSNTETDPFGLIIVYRALNGAQEASAKAGEAIQPKNINSTHTIQQHIDDGSLQTKYISTTKKKSTADFYGKPNPKRGKMNPSTIIAIDTDKINPSKVHDVSGGINPQTGKKLDMPALRYATKDAEVLIEGEIPKGAYKIVCH, from the coding sequence GTGAATGATTTAGGAGAAGTTTATCTCAGCCAAAAAGAAGCTGTCGATGATTTAGTTACTTGGATCTATCAAGAAAGAACCTTTGTTCCCTCTGCCAAAATACAGGGAGAAGAACAATTTAGTATCATTTCTGACTACTTAGGAAGACCCGTACAATCTTATGACCAGCAAGGTAGATTAGTTTGGCAAACTGATTATGATATTTATGGAAAACTTCGTAATTTACAAGGAGAAAAAACGTTCATTCCTTTTAGACAACTCGGGCAATATGAAGATCCAGAATTAGACGGGCTTTATTACAATAGGTATCGTTGGTATGATTGTGAAACAGGAATATATATATGTCAAGACCCTATTGGTTTACTTGGAAATAACCCAACTTTTTATGGATATGTTTATGATTCCAATACGGAAACTGATCCTTTTGGGCTAATAATCGTTTATAGAGCTTTAAACGGGGCACAAGAAGCTTCTGCTAAAGCAGGCGAAGCAATACAACCAAAAAACATAAATTCTACACATACTATACAACAACATATAGATGATGGTAGTTTACAAACAAAATACATTTCAACAACTAAAAAGAAATCTACAGCTGATTTTTATGGAAAGCCAAATCCTAAAAGAGGAAAAATGAATCCTAGCACAATAATTGCAATAGATACTGATAAAATTAATCCATCAAAAGTACACGATGTTTCTGGAGGTATAAATCCACAAACAGGTAAAAAATTAGATATGCCTGCATTAAGATATGCTACTAAAGATGCTGAAGTGTTAATTGAAGGAGAAATACCAAAAGGTGCTTATAAAATAGTTTGTCATTAA
- a CDS encoding nitrilase family protein yields the protein MKIAIIQPDLVWENPSLNRLNFEQKINLIKEKVDLIVLPEMFTTGFTMNPSTVAETMDGKTITWMVSLAKSKNTAITGSLIITENGKYYNRMIFVFPNGKIQKYDKRHLFTLAKEEVVFTSGQEKVIVEYNNWKICLQICYDLRFPVFVRNLEDYDMIIYVASWPEPRVNAWDILLRARAVENLAYVIGVNRVGMDDNQLNYVGHSQIVDYLGNYVISPFEEEVVKIIALDKKELIETRKRLNFLNDKDSFHLF from the coding sequence ATGAAAATAGCCATTATTCAACCTGATTTAGTTTGGGAAAACCCTAGTTTAAATAGGCTTAATTTTGAACAAAAAATTAATTTAATTAAGGAAAAAGTTGATTTGATTGTTTTACCAGAAATGTTTACTACAGGTTTTACGATGAATCCATCAACAGTTGCCGAAACTATGGATGGTAAAACAATTACTTGGATGGTTTCTTTAGCAAAAAGCAAAAATACGGCCATAACAGGAAGTTTAATTATAACTGAAAATGGAAAGTATTATAATCGTATGATTTTTGTTTTTCCAAATGGAAAGATTCAAAAATATGATAAAAGACATTTATTTACTTTAGCAAAGGAAGAAGTTGTTTTTACATCAGGACAAGAAAAAGTAATTGTAGAGTATAATAATTGGAAGATTTGTTTGCAAATATGTTATGATTTACGTTTTCCTGTCTTCGTGCGTAATTTAGAAGATTATGATATGATAATTTATGTAGCAAGTTGGCCAGAACCAAGAGTTAATGCCTGGGATATATTATTACGTGCACGAGCAGTAGAAAACTTAGCATATGTTATTGGTGTTAATCGAGTAGGGATGGATGATAATCAGCTAAATTATGTAGGACATTCTCAAATTGTAGATTATTTGGGTAATTATGTGATTTCTCCTTTTGAAGAGGAAGTAGTTAAAATAATTGCCTTAGATAAAAAAGAACTGATCGAAACGCGTAAGCGATTAAATTTTTTAAATGATAAAGATTCCTTTCACTTATTTTAG
- the thiL gene encoding thiamine-phosphate kinase, which produces MIEDKMSQRTSVSQLGEFGLIDHLTQHFEITNPSTLKGIGDDAAVLNFGSKQTVVSTDLLIEGVHFDLAYMPLKHLGYKSVIVNLSDIYAMNAKATQITVSIAISNRFSLEALEELYAGISLAAKQYGVDVIGGDTTSSQKGLIISITALGEAEEKEIVYRNGANANDLLIVSGDLGAAYMGLQVLEREKQVFLVNPNNQPDLDEYAYLVERQLKPEARKDIPEILKALGIQPTSMIDISDGLSSEILHLCKQSQVGCNLFEEKLPLDPQFINVCEEFNIDSTTIALNGGEDYELLFTIKMDDYDKLKGNPHFTVIGHMVPKEEGIHLVTRANTKIELKARGWNALSE; this is translated from the coding sequence ATGATTGAAGATAAAATGTCTCAAAGGACAAGTGTAAGTCAATTAGGAGAATTTGGATTAATAGACCATTTGACCCAACATTTTGAAATTACCAACCCGTCTACTTTAAAAGGAATTGGAGATGATGCAGCTGTGTTGAATTTTGGTTCTAAACAAACAGTGGTTTCAACTGATTTATTAATTGAAGGAGTTCATTTTGATTTAGCCTATATGCCCCTAAAACATCTTGGTTACAAATCCGTAATAGTTAATTTATCTGATATTTACGCCATGAATGCAAAGGCTACTCAAATTACAGTATCCATTGCTATATCCAATCGCTTTAGTTTAGAAGCATTAGAAGAATTATACGCGGGCATTTCTTTAGCAGCTAAACAATACGGAGTAGATGTGATAGGAGGCGATACAACTTCATCTCAAAAAGGACTAATTATATCTATAACAGCCCTAGGTGAAGCAGAAGAAAAGGAAATTGTATACAGAAATGGAGCCAATGCAAATGATTTACTCATTGTATCAGGCGACTTAGGAGCTGCTTATATGGGGCTACAAGTACTAGAAAGAGAAAAACAAGTTTTTTTAGTAAATCCTAATAACCAACCAGACTTAGACGAATATGCTTATTTAGTAGAACGTCAATTAAAACCAGAAGCAAGAAAAGATATTCCTGAAATTTTAAAAGCATTAGGTATACAACCAACTTCCATGATTGATATTTCAGACGGCTTATCTTCTGAAATTTTACACCTATGCAAACAATCACAAGTTGGTTGTAATTTATTTGAAGAAAAACTACCATTAGATCCACAATTTATTAATGTATGTGAAGAATTTAATATAGATAGCACTACAATAGCATTAAATGGTGGTGAAGACTATGAATTATTATTTACCATCAAAATGGATGATTATGATAAATTAAAAGGAAATCCACACTTTACGGTCATAGGTCATATGGTTCCTAAAGAAGAAGGGATACACTTAGTGACACGTGCTAATACAAAAATTGAATTAAAAGCTAGAGGATGGAATGCCTTATCTGAATAA
- a CDS encoding polysaccharide deacetylase family protein, giving the protein MLGQSLQKRLSKSIFNDLYKGHLVGSHGWEHQSHQSYENWQKSIDDTDELIKRNSNTKMIYFRPPYGQRNKKVIHYLKTINSKVMLWNLDSQDWNSTITVNEIADRQITLMLLWRKGILLFHDVHPKAYKAVPLIYNYFKEAQINWVDPNKSDFR; this is encoded by the coding sequence GTGCTAGGTCAAAGTCTTCAAAAAAGACTTTCTAAATCAATATTTAATGATTTATATAAAGGACATCTTGTGGGTTCTCATGGATGGGAGCATCAATCACATCAATCATATGAGAATTGGCAAAAATCGATAGATGATACAGATGAGTTGATAAAAAGAAATTCTAATACTAAAATGATTTATTTTAGGCCGCCTTATGGTCAAAGAAATAAAAAGGTGATTCATTATTTAAAAACCATTAATTCTAAAGTAATGTTATGGAATTTAGATTCACAAGATTGGAATAGTACTATAACTGTAAATGAGATTGCAGATAGACAAATTACCCTTATGCTGTTATGGCGTAAAGGGATTTTGTTATTTCATGATGTACATCCAAAAGCATATAAAGCAGTTCCTTTAATCTATAATTATTTTAAAGAAGCACAAATTAATTGGGTAGATCCTAATAAATCTGATTTTAGATAA
- a CDS encoding succinate dehydrogenase/fumarate reductase iron-sulfur subunit → MASKKNINIKLKVWRQKKASDKGQMVDYSLDNVSTDSSFLEMMDQLNEQLIAEKKEPVAFDHDCREGICGMCSMFINGRAHGPDTGITTCQLHMRMFNDGDTIYVEPWRSKAFPVIKDLVVDRTAFDRIQQAGGFVSVNTSGNTIDANTIPVPKVDADKAFEAAACIGCGACVATCKNGSAMLFVGAKVSQYALLPQGKVEATQRVMNMVRQMDEEGFGNCTNTGACEIECPKGISLENIARMNSEYLKASLK, encoded by the coding sequence ATGGCATCTAAAAAGAATATCAATATAAAATTAAAAGTTTGGCGTCAGAAAAAAGCTTCTGACAAAGGACAAATGGTAGATTACTCATTAGATAATGTATCTACTGATAGTTCATTCTTAGAAATGATGGATCAGTTGAATGAACAATTGATTGCAGAAAAGAAAGAACCTGTTGCATTCGACCACGATTGTCGCGAAGGTATTTGTGGTATGTGTTCTATGTTTATCAACGGTCGCGCACATGGTCCTGATACAGGAATTACTACCTGTCAGTTACATATGCGTATGTTTAACGATGGTGATACTATTTATGTTGAACCATGGAGAAGTAAAGCTTTCCCTGTAATTAAAGATTTAGTTGTTGACAGAACAGCTTTCGACCGTATTCAACAAGCAGGCGGTTTCGTTTCAGTAAACACTTCTGGTAATACAATTGATGCAAATACTATTCCTGTTCCTAAAGTAGACGCTGATAAAGCATTTGAAGCAGCAGCTTGTATTGGTTGTGGTGCTTGTGTGGCTACTTGTAAAAACGGTTCTGCGATGTTATTCGTTGGTGCTAAAGTTTCGCAGTATGCCTTATTACCACAAGGTAAAGTAGAAGCGACACAACGTGTAATGAATATGGTCCGCCAAATGGATGAAGAAGGATTCGGTAACTGTACGAATACAGGAGCTTGTGAAATTGAATGTCCAAAAGGTATTTCATTAGAAAACATTGCTCGTATGAACAGTGAATACTTAAAAGCAAGTTTAAAATAA
- a CDS encoding Ig-like domain-containing protein, which yields MKNKSFILLLLFTLSLISCAKRGSITGGDKDITPPKTISSYPKNFSTDFKEKTIRITFDEYIKINDLQKNLIISPPLKNQPNIQPQGGVSKQLIIKFNEELIPNTTYSFNFGESIVDNNEGNKLKNFKYVFSTGKDLDSLSIQGIIKDAYEKKTPDFVNVMLYEVNEKYNDSTIYKETPRYITNTLDSSTTFKIENIKAGKYKLIALKEGISNYKYDPKKDKIGFYDQVINIPDKSIFELELYKEQPKFKSKRPVQASANKISLGYEGNAQNLQIKALQKGHEIPIRISKIQDKDSLYIWTPYIKNDSIKLELLKDKYQEHYTVKFKEFKKDTLSLNAKINYLHLKENLILNSSTPIEKWDVNKIILSKGDKTKVPFKAKYKDYTQSFELDFEKNENEKYHLNLLPDAIEDYIGNKNKDTLKFNFSTKKLEDYGNLKIRLKNKKNSPLIVELTNQKGKVMYKQLISPTTNDVDFLLIDPEKYYVRIIYDLNNNGQWDSGSFLENKQPEEVFQFPTALDVRANWDVNQEIDLK from the coding sequence ATGAAAAATAAATCTTTTATTTTATTATTACTCTTTACTTTAAGCCTAATCAGTTGTGCTAAAAGAGGCTCAATAACAGGAGGCGATAAAGATATAACTCCTCCTAAAACAATTAGTAGTTATCCAAAAAATTTCTCAACGGATTTTAAGGAAAAAACCATCCGAATTACTTTTGATGAATACATAAAAATTAATGATTTACAAAAAAACTTGATTATATCACCTCCTTTAAAAAACCAACCTAATATTCAACCACAAGGGGGTGTAAGCAAACAATTAATAATAAAATTCAACGAAGAATTAATACCCAATACTACCTATAGTTTTAATTTTGGTGAAAGTATTGTAGATAATAACGAAGGAAACAAATTAAAGAATTTTAAGTATGTTTTTTCAACTGGAAAAGATTTAGATTCATTATCTATACAAGGTATTATAAAAGATGCTTATGAAAAAAAGACTCCAGACTTTGTAAATGTAATGTTATACGAAGTAAATGAAAAATATAATGATTCAACGATTTACAAAGAAACACCTCGCTATATTACTAATACTTTAGACAGTAGTACAACATTCAAAATTGAAAATATTAAAGCTGGAAAATACAAATTAATAGCTCTGAAAGAGGGAATTTCTAATTATAAATACGACCCTAAAAAGGATAAGATAGGTTTTTACGATCAAGTAATTAACATACCTGATAAATCTATTTTTGAATTAGAGTTATACAAAGAACAACCAAAATTTAAATCTAAAAGACCTGTACAAGCCTCTGCTAATAAAATTTCATTAGGCTATGAAGGAAATGCGCAAAACTTACAAATTAAAGCACTACAAAAAGGTCATGAGATACCTATTCGTATTTCAAAAATTCAAGATAAAGATTCATTATATATTTGGACACCTTACATAAAAAATGATTCCATTAAATTAGAATTATTAAAAGACAAATACCAAGAACATTATACTGTAAAGTTTAAAGAATTCAAAAAAGATACTTTATCTCTTAACGCTAAAATAAATTATTTACACTTAAAAGAAAATCTTATACTTAACTCATCAACTCCTATTGAAAAATGGGATGTTAATAAAATTATATTAAGTAAAGGAGACAAAACAAAGGTTCCTTTCAAAGCAAAATATAAAGATTATACCCAAAGTTTTGAATTAGATTTTGAAAAAAATGAAAATGAAAAATACCATTTAAATTTATTACCAGACGCGATAGAAGATTATATTGGGAATAAAAATAAAGATACTCTAAAATTCAATTTTTCAACCAAAAAATTAGAAGACTATGGTAATCTAAAAATACGACTTAAAAATAAAAAAAACAGCCCCCTTATTGTAGAGCTTACAAATCAGAAAGGGAAAGTGATGTATAAACAATTGATTAGCCCAACAACTAATGATGTAGATTTTCTCCTGATAGATCCTGAAAAGTACTATGTTAGAATTATTTACGATCTAAATAATAACGGGCAATGGGATAGCGGCTCCTTTTTAGAAAACAAACAACCAGAAGAGGTTTTTCAGTTCCCAACAGCTCTTGATGTTCGAGCAAATTGGGATGTAAATCAGGAAATTGATTTAAAATAA